A region from the Vicia villosa cultivar HV-30 ecotype Madison, WI linkage group LG3, Vvil1.0, whole genome shotgun sequence genome encodes:
- the LOC131655640 gene encoding auxin-binding protein ABP19b-like isoform X1, producing the protein MKIIHIICFSFSLLSSYTSHANSYTNDFCVANLMLPNTPSGYPCKPEKSVTMNDFVFHGFVPGNTIEPFNFRITTAFVDSFSGLNGLGISAARGDIDINGTIPMHTHPDATELLIIVKGRVTVGFITSTKVYSKVVKHGDIVVIPKGQLHFIANSGVRKAILFEAFTSSNPSVQILDNQLFGNNLLTSLIAQTTALDVSQIKKLKAQFGGSN; encoded by the coding sequence ATGAAGATTATTCATATTATctgtttttctttctctcttctctcatcATATACCTCTCATGCTAATTCTTATACTAATGATTTTTGTGTAGCAAACTTAATGCTTCCAAACACTCCTTCAGGATATCCATGCAAGCCAGAAAAAAGTGTAACTATGAATGACTTTGTGTTCCATGGCTTTGTACCCGGAAACACAATAGAACCTTTTAATTTTAGAATAACCACTGCATTTGTCGATAGTTTTTCGGGTCTTAATGGACTTGGTATCTCTGCAGCAAGGGGAGATATTGATATAAATGGAACAATACCAATGCATACTCATCCTGATGCAACTGAATTACTTATCATTGTTAAAGGTCGAGTGACTGTTGGATTTATTACATCGACAAAAGTTTATTCGAAAGTTGTTAAGCATGGTGATATTGTTGTTATTCCAAAGGGACAATTGCATTTTATAGCTAACTCTGGTGTTAGAAAAGCTATtctttttgaagcttttactagCTCAAATCCTAGTGTGCAAATACTGGATAATCAGTTATTTGGAAACAACTTATTAACCTCCTTGATTGCACAGACTACTGCACTTGATGTGTCACAAATTAAGAAGCTTAAGGCTCAATTTGGAGGCAGCAACTAA
- the LOC131655640 gene encoding auxin-binding protein ABP19b-like isoform X2 — translation MLPNTPSGYPCKPEKSVTMNDFVFHGFVPGNTIEPFNFRITTAFVDSFSGLNGLGISAARGDIDINGTIPMHTHPDATELLIIVKGRVTVGFITSTKVYSKVVKHGDIVVIPKGQLHFIANSGVRKAILFEAFTSSNPSVQILDNQLFGNNLLTSLIAQTTALDVSQIKKLKAQFGGSN, via the coding sequence ATGCTTCCAAACACTCCTTCAGGATATCCATGCAAGCCAGAAAAAAGTGTAACTATGAATGACTTTGTGTTCCATGGCTTTGTACCCGGAAACACAATAGAACCTTTTAATTTTAGAATAACCACTGCATTTGTCGATAGTTTTTCGGGTCTTAATGGACTTGGTATCTCTGCAGCAAGGGGAGATATTGATATAAATGGAACAATACCAATGCATACTCATCCTGATGCAACTGAATTACTTATCATTGTTAAAGGTCGAGTGACTGTTGGATTTATTACATCGACAAAAGTTTATTCGAAAGTTGTTAAGCATGGTGATATTGTTGTTATTCCAAAGGGACAATTGCATTTTATAGCTAACTCTGGTGTTAGAAAAGCTATtctttttgaagcttttactagCTCAAATCCTAGTGTGCAAATACTGGATAATCAGTTATTTGGAAACAACTTATTAACCTCCTTGATTGCACAGACTACTGCACTTGATGTGTCACAAATTAAGAAGCTTAAGGCTCAATTTGGAGGCAGCAACTAA
- the LOC131655641 gene encoding uncharacterized protein LOC131655641 encodes MYRENGLLFPWPYLNNCSQELHQLEEYCKTQKFNASMSDIVQFSAMSEYDFAAEGDLFKAPEPIIEESEIDPDLMTAAISMISCDEDIKSTDISILQNEQLLSDVFYECKKDLLEKTAIESPLSEILEIKIPLLNIDENSVQENKPLPDIPLLPKSVSSGSLSSMDWMHGSAMKPALFGVPGIDFDAVYGMRRSFSEGDIKTLGNSNNMTTVQSSRERPFSCNNEERLQKLSRYRNKKTKRNFGRKIKYACRKALADSQPRIRGRFAKNEECEAKRE; translated from the exons ATGTATAGAGAGAATGGTCTTCTTTTCCCATGGCCATATCTAAACAATTGCTCTCAAGAGCTTCATCAGCTTGAAGAGTACTGCAAAACTCAGAAGTTCAATGCTTCAATG AGTGACATTGTTCAGTTTTCTGCGATGTCCGAGTATGATTTTGCAGCTGAAGGAGATTTGTTCAAAGCACCTGAACCAATTATTGAAGAGTCGGAGATTGATCCGGATCTCATGACAGCAGCCATCTCAATGATATCTTGTGACGAAGATATAAAATCCACAGATATTTCTATTCTTCAAAACGAACAGCTTCTCAGCGATGTATTCTACGAATGCAAGAAAGATCTCCTTGAAAAGACAGCTATTGAGTCACCACTTTCTGAGATTCTGGAAATTAAAATTCCTCTACTGAACATCGATGAGAATTCAGTTCAAGAAAACAAGCCACTTCCTGATATTCCATTATTACCAAAGAGCGTCAGCTCGGGGAGTTTAAGTTCGATGGATTGGATGCATGGATCTGCAATGAAACCTGCTTTGTTTGGTGTCCCGGGAATAGATTTTGACGCGGTTTATGGCATGCGAAGATCATTTAGTGAAGGAGATATAAAG ACTCTTGGCAACAGTAATAATATGACCACGGTCCAATCTTCCCGAGAGAGGCCCTTTTCTTGCAACAACGAGGAGCGCTTACAAAAGCTCTCTCGATACAGGAACAAGAAGACAAAGAGGAATTTTgggaggaaaatcaag TATGCTTGTAGGAAGGCTCTAGCTGACAGTCAACCAAGAATCCGTGGAAGATTTGCAAAGAATGAAGAATGTGAGGCTAAGAGGGAATGA
- the LOC131661305 gene encoding uncharacterized protein LOC131661305 isoform X1 translates to MSALISKRLLRSYGSLHSLRRCFDSPNAGFDSLHKPNAGICSRLSGERVISAQRLLTGSMMQRFCTSSFAPGQDGDAFPSDLLSKKPLAKSERDVGICQDLLIPVTNFRNEDKGYMVLAGDVFDLPIRKDIVHRVVLWQRAKRQQGTHSTKTISEVSGTGRKPWNQKGTGRARHGSLRGPQFRGGAIMHGPKPRSHAFKLNKKVRRLGLKIALSNRAAEGKLIVLEDLEVPTHKTKNFLNYFNQLEDTKKLLIVDGGPINEKLKLATQNLHYVNLLPSIGLNVYSILLHDTLVMSKDAVNRIVERMHTPISTKSKPQ, encoded by the exons ATGTCTGCTTTGATTTCAAAAAGGCTACTACGTTCTTATGGCTCACTGCATTCACTACGACGCTGTTTTGATTCACCTAATGCTGGGTTTGATTCTTTACATAAACCCAATG CAGGTATATGCAGCAGGTTATCTGGAGAAAGAGTGATTTCTGCACAACGTCTATTG ACCGGATCAATGATGCAAAGGTTTTGTACTTCTAGTTTCGCTCCCGGACAGGATGGAGATGCATTTCCATCTGACTTATTGTCCAAAAAGCCTCTTGCAAAATCTGAGCGCGATGTAG GGATTTGTCAAGACCTTTTAATTCCAGTTACCAACTTTCGTAATGAAGACAAGGGCTATATGGTTTTAGCTGGAGACGTTTTTGATTTGCCTATTCGGAAAGATATTGTTCATCGTGTTGTTTTGTGGCAGCGTGCTAAACGTCAACAG GGAACTCACTCAACAAAAACTATCAGTGAGGTCAGTGGGACTGGGAGAAAGCCTTGGAACCAAAAGGGAACTGGTCGAGCAAGGCACGGATCATTGCGCGGGCCTCAG TTCAGGGGTGGTGCCATAATGCATGGTCCTAAGCCCCGGAGTCATGCTTTCAAACTCAATAAGAAGGTTCGGCGACTGGGGCTGAAGATTGCTCTGTCAAATCGTGCTGCAGAAGGAAAG CTTATTGTGCTTGAGGATCTGGAGGTTCCCACACATAAAACCAAGAACTTTTTGAATTATTTCAATCAACTGGAGGACACCAAGAAACTTCTGATCGTAGATGGTGGCCCCATAAATGAAAAGCTAAAGTTAGCTACACAAAATCTGCATTATGTTAATTTACTTCCATCCATT GGCTTAAATGTCTACAGTATTTTGTTGCACGACACTTTGGTGATGTCGAAAGATGCTGTGAACAGAATTGTCGAGCGAATGCACACTCCAATCTCCACTAAATCCAAACCCCAATAA
- the LOC131661305 gene encoding uncharacterized protein LOC131661305 isoform X2, with protein sequence MSALISKRLLRSYGSLHSLRRCFDSPNAGFDSLHKPNGICSRLSGERVISAQRLLTGSMMQRFCTSSFAPGQDGDAFPSDLLSKKPLAKSERDVGICQDLLIPVTNFRNEDKGYMVLAGDVFDLPIRKDIVHRVVLWQRAKRQQGTHSTKTISEVSGTGRKPWNQKGTGRARHGSLRGPQFRGGAIMHGPKPRSHAFKLNKKVRRLGLKIALSNRAAEGKLIVLEDLEVPTHKTKNFLNYFNQLEDTKKLLIVDGGPINEKLKLATQNLHYVNLLPSIGLNVYSILLHDTLVMSKDAVNRIVERMHTPISTKSKPQ encoded by the exons ATGTCTGCTTTGATTTCAAAAAGGCTACTACGTTCTTATGGCTCACTGCATTCACTACGACGCTGTTTTGATTCACCTAATGCTGGGTTTGATTCTTTACATAAACCCAATG GTATATGCAGCAGGTTATCTGGAGAAAGAGTGATTTCTGCACAACGTCTATTG ACCGGATCAATGATGCAAAGGTTTTGTACTTCTAGTTTCGCTCCCGGACAGGATGGAGATGCATTTCCATCTGACTTATTGTCCAAAAAGCCTCTTGCAAAATCTGAGCGCGATGTAG GGATTTGTCAAGACCTTTTAATTCCAGTTACCAACTTTCGTAATGAAGACAAGGGCTATATGGTTTTAGCTGGAGACGTTTTTGATTTGCCTATTCGGAAAGATATTGTTCATCGTGTTGTTTTGTGGCAGCGTGCTAAACGTCAACAG GGAACTCACTCAACAAAAACTATCAGTGAGGTCAGTGGGACTGGGAGAAAGCCTTGGAACCAAAAGGGAACTGGTCGAGCAAGGCACGGATCATTGCGCGGGCCTCAG TTCAGGGGTGGTGCCATAATGCATGGTCCTAAGCCCCGGAGTCATGCTTTCAAACTCAATAAGAAGGTTCGGCGACTGGGGCTGAAGATTGCTCTGTCAAATCGTGCTGCAGAAGGAAAG CTTATTGTGCTTGAGGATCTGGAGGTTCCCACACATAAAACCAAGAACTTTTTGAATTATTTCAATCAACTGGAGGACACCAAGAAACTTCTGATCGTAGATGGTGGCCCCATAAATGAAAAGCTAAAGTTAGCTACACAAAATCTGCATTATGTTAATTTACTTCCATCCATT GGCTTAAATGTCTACAGTATTTTGTTGCACGACACTTTGGTGATGTCGAAAGATGCTGTGAACAGAATTGTCGAGCGAATGCACACTCCAATCTCCACTAAATCCAAACCCCAATAA